A genomic stretch from Flavobacterium nitratireducens includes:
- a CDS encoding peptidase domain-containing ABC transporter, whose protein sequence is MTPLKRFFNLLKLDRRDVSQIFFYAIFAGLISLSLPLGIQAITNLIQSGRVSASWVALIILVVFGVILVGILSLMQLRITENLQQKIFVRSSFDFAARLPKIKINQLYNSYPPELANRFFDTLTIQKGTSKLLIDFSAAILQIVFGIILLSLYHPYFIVFGILLFGFLYFIFKFSYQAGLETSLKESKFKYKVASWLQEIARNNYSFKNELNYDYSLQKNNNLVADYLNYREKHFNVIKSQFSQLIVFKVIITASLLLIGGFLVLSQEMNIGQFVAAEIIILLVINSSEKIIFGLETFYDVLTSIEKIGQVTDLELEDENVSDIDYCYTNISIETENLCFKFPDSDTEILKSISLKIEQGEKIVIEGENGSGKTTLIRILSGLLQKTSGSFFINDDTFKKINLKQYRSQIGSIIHSESPFEGTLLENITFNDKTIKSEDLKWAIDGVQLTSFVKSLPKGLDTRIFPEGRQLSSSNAQKLLLARSIIHKPKILFYEDPTDMMDEKVANEIIDFITSDKFNWTIIVSSKNPYWRTKCNRRIIMQNGAIQLDSKNN, encoded by the coding sequence ATGACACCTTTAAAACGTTTTTTTAACTTACTGAAATTAGACAGAAGAGATGTCTCGCAAATATTTTTCTATGCCATCTTTGCGGGATTAATCAGTTTGTCATTGCCTTTGGGAATTCAGGCTATCACCAATTTGATACAATCAGGAAGAGTAAGTGCTTCTTGGGTAGCGCTAATCATTTTGGTGGTTTTTGGGGTAATACTAGTAGGGATATTATCATTAATGCAGTTGCGTATAACAGAAAATTTACAACAAAAAATATTTGTACGTTCTTCATTTGATTTTGCTGCGCGCTTGCCTAAAATTAAAATAAACCAACTTTATAACAGCTATCCACCTGAATTAGCGAATCGCTTTTTTGACACCTTAACCATTCAAAAAGGAACTTCAAAATTGCTAATCGATTTTTCGGCTGCTATTTTACAAATTGTTTTTGGTATCATTTTATTATCCCTCTACCACCCTTATTTTATTGTCTTTGGAATTTTATTATTTGGATTTTTATACTTCATCTTCAAATTCTCCTACCAAGCTGGACTTGAAACGAGCTTGAAAGAATCCAAATTCAAATATAAAGTTGCGAGCTGGTTACAGGAAATTGCCCGAAACAATTACAGCTTTAAAAACGAACTTAACTACGATTACAGCTTGCAAAAAAACAATAATCTTGTAGCAGATTATTTAAACTATAGAGAAAAACACTTTAATGTCATAAAAAGTCAATTTTCTCAATTAATTGTTTTCAAAGTTATAATCACTGCTAGTTTATTATTGATCGGAGGATTTCTTGTGCTTTCTCAAGAAATGAATATTGGACAATTTGTTGCCGCTGAAATCATTATTTTATTAGTAATCAACTCTTCTGAGAAAATCATATTTGGCTTAGAAACCTTTTACGATGTCCTTACTTCTATTGAAAAAATAGGTCAGGTCACCGATTTAGAATTGGAGGATGAAAATGTGTCCGATATTGATTATTGCTACACTAACATTTCTATAGAAACGGAGAATCTTTGTTTCAAATTTCCGGATTCTGACACAGAAATTTTAAAATCCATATCCTTAAAAATAGAACAAGGAGAGAAAATTGTCATTGAAGGAGAAAATGGTTCTGGTAAAACAACACTTATTAGAATCCTTTCTGGTTTGTTACAAAAAACCTCTGGATCATTTTTTATCAATGATGACACATTCAAGAAAATAAACCTTAAACAATACCGCTCTCAAATAGGAAGTATTATTCATAGCGAAAGTCCTTTTGAAGGTACTTTGCTAGAAAACATCACTTTCAATGACAAAACTATTAAGTCCGAAGATTTAAAATGGGCCATTGATGGTGTTCAACTAACTTCTTTTGTTAAATCTTTACCTAAAGGATTAGACACTCGTATTTTTCCTGAAGGAAGACAATTATCTTCTTCTAACGCTCAAAAGTTATTGTTAGCAAGAAGTATCATTCACAAACCTAAAATACTATTTTACGAAGACCCAACAGACATGATGGATGAAAAAGTAGCTAATGAAATCATCGATTTCATCACCTCTGATAAATTCAATTGGACAATCATTGTTTCTTCAAAAAATCCATATTGGAGAACAAAATGCAACCGAAGAATTATTATGCAAAATGGAGCTATTCAACTTGATTCAAAAAACAATTAA
- a CDS encoding sodium-dependent bicarbonate transport family permease translates to MNFNLLIENLTNPALLFFVLGIVAVCLKSDLEIPQNSSKFISLYLLFAIGFKGGQELSHETFSTEIAWSILFGVGISVTIPLYTFFILNKKLNIFDSGAIAAAYGSVSAVTFVTAVSFLESQQLNLHGHMVAIMALMESPAIIIGLILISTFNKKETKTIKKRSILIHSLTNGSVLLILGSLLIGYIANDKQAEGIAPFTNDLFKGFLAIFLLDMGITSGKKLKSFFSFGLFPTLFAIIIPLFNGCLFAILSALVTDDISNRFIFSILAASASYIAVPAAMKITVPQANPGLFLPMTLAITFPINITIGMPLYFLIINTF, encoded by the coding sequence ATGAACTTTAACTTACTCATTGAAAATCTTACAAACCCTGCCCTACTCTTTTTTGTACTGGGAATTGTTGCTGTATGTTTAAAAAGTGATTTAGAAATACCGCAAAACTCCTCAAAATTCATTTCCTTATATTTATTGTTCGCAATAGGTTTTAAAGGAGGACAAGAATTATCACACGAAACCTTTAGCACCGAAATTGCTTGGTCAATATTATTTGGAGTAGGAATTTCAGTAACAATCCCATTGTATACCTTCTTTATCTTAAATAAAAAATTAAACATCTTTGATTCTGGAGCAATTGCTGCAGCATACGGATCTGTTAGTGCCGTTACCTTTGTTACGGCGGTTTCATTTTTGGAATCGCAACAATTAAATCTCCACGGGCACATGGTTGCGATAATGGCATTAATGGAATCGCCAGCAATAATCATTGGTCTAATTTTAATATCTACTTTTAATAAAAAAGAAACAAAAACAATTAAAAAAAGATCCATACTCATTCATTCGTTAACTAATGGAAGTGTCCTGTTAATCCTTGGAAGTCTGTTAATAGGTTATATTGCCAATGATAAACAAGCCGAAGGTATAGCGCCTTTTACCAATGATTTATTTAAAGGATTCCTTGCTATATTTCTTCTTGATATGGGGATTACAAGTGGAAAAAAATTAAAATCCTTCTTCTCTTTTGGTCTCTTCCCTACTCTATTTGCTATAATTATACCCTTATTTAATGGTTGTCTATTCGCGATACTGAGCGCCTTAGTGACAGATGACATAAGCAATAGATTCATTTTTTCAATATTAGCTGCGAGTGCATCGTATATTGCAGTCCCTGCAGCCATGAAAATCACTGTCCCTCAAGCCAATCCTGGGTTATTTTTACCCATGACTCTTGCCATAACTTTCCCAATTAACATAACCATTGGAATGCCATTGTATTTTTTAATCATTAATACGTTCTAA
- the gpmI gene encoding 2,3-bisphosphoglycerate-independent phosphoglycerate mutase — protein MNKKVILMILDGWGKSPDPKVSAIDNANVPFINSLYQKYPSAQLRTDGLHVGLPDGQMGNSEVGHMNLGAGRIVYQDLAKINLAVANKTLAQEQVLKDAFQYAKDNNKKVHFLGLVSDGGVHSHTSHLRGLIDATQDYGLDEVFIHAFTDGRDVDPKSGKKYIQDLSNYIAQTPVKIASVIGRYYAMDRDKRWERVKLAYDLVVHGKGTPTHDVVTSIATSYGNDITDEFIEPLVVVDAENKALATIQDDDVVIFFNFRTDRGRELTEALSQQDFHEQNMHKLDLYYVTLTNYDETYQNVKVVYNKDNITETLGEVLEKAGKKQIRIAETEKYPHVTFFFSGGRETPFEGESRILRNSPKVATYDLQPEMSAYELADALCPELEKGEVDFVCLNFANGDMVGHTGIMEAAIKACEAVDKCAEKVITTALANGYSTIVIADHGNCETMINPDGTPNTAHTTNPVPFILVDNEQVAIQDGVLGDIAPTILDLMGVKQPDAMSSHSLLVK, from the coding sequence ATGAACAAAAAAGTAATCTTAATGATTTTGGATGGTTGGGGAAAATCTCCTGACCCAAAAGTATCTGCAATTGATAATGCAAACGTTCCATTTATAAACAGTCTTTACCAAAAATACCCAAGCGCACAACTTAGAACAGATGGTTTACATGTAGGTTTACCAGATGGTCAAATGGGTAATTCAGAAGTGGGACACATGAATTTAGGTGCTGGAAGAATTGTATACCAAGACTTAGCCAAAATCAATTTAGCTGTTGCCAATAAAACTTTAGCTCAAGAACAAGTATTAAAAGATGCTTTTCAGTATGCAAAAGACAACAATAAAAAAGTACACTTCTTAGGATTAGTTTCTGATGGAGGTGTTCACTCGCATACTTCTCACTTACGCGGATTAATTGATGCCACTCAGGATTATGGGTTAGATGAAGTTTTTATTCATGCTTTTACCGATGGTAGAGATGTTGATCCTAAATCTGGAAAAAAATACATTCAGGATTTAAGCAATTATATTGCTCAAACACCGGTTAAAATTGCTTCGGTTATTGGTCGTTATTATGCAATGGACCGTGATAAACGTTGGGAAAGAGTTAAACTCGCCTATGATTTAGTAGTTCATGGAAAAGGGACTCCTACTCATGATGTAGTTACTTCAATCGCTACAAGTTACGGTAATGATATTACAGATGAATTCATCGAGCCGTTAGTTGTTGTTGACGCTGAAAACAAAGCATTAGCCACCATCCAGGATGATGATGTGGTTATCTTCTTTAACTTCAGAACTGATAGAGGACGTGAATTAACAGAAGCATTATCACAACAAGATTTCCACGAACAAAACATGCATAAATTAGACTTGTACTATGTTACATTGACTAATTATGATGAAACTTACCAAAATGTAAAAGTTGTATACAACAAAGACAACATCACAGAAACACTTGGAGAAGTATTAGAAAAAGCAGGTAAAAAACAAATACGTATAGCTGAAACTGAAAAATACCCTCACGTAACATTCTTTTTCTCAGGTGGTAGAGAAACCCCTTTTGAAGGAGAATCTCGTATTTTAAGAAACTCACCTAAGGTTGCCACTTACGATTTACAACCAGAAATGAGCGCCTATGAATTAGCCGATGCTTTATGTCCTGAACTTGAAAAAGGAGAAGTAGATTTTGTGTGTTTAAACTTTGCAAATGGTGATATGGTAGGACATACAGGAATTATGGAAGCGGCTATCAAAGCTTGTGAGGCAGTAGACAAATGTGCCGAAAAAGTGATTACAACTGCTTTAGCAAATGGTTATTCAACTATTGTTATTGCAGATCATGGTAACTGCGAAACTATGATTAATCCTGACGGAACACCAAATACAGCGCACACCACAAATCCTGTTCCTTTCATTTTAGTTGACAATGAACAAGTAGCTATTCAAGATGGTGTTTTAGGTGATATCGCTCCTACAATTTTAGACTTAATGGGAGTAAAGCAACCAGATGCCATGTCTAGTCACTCTTTATTAGTGAAATAA
- a CDS encoding DUF5916 domain-containing protein translates to MLVAKPKQGNINIDGKTDDEEWLKNNEVATDFIMFNPDNGKAIDTEKATSVKVIYDNDAIYISAVLKDNEPDKIQRELTERDVFGIADNFAVFINGFNDGQQDYRFYVSAAGTQMDCLATEDNEDFTWDAIWQSSVKITDFGWTVEMKIPYAAIRFPRNKKQTWGINFLREIKRTTQKFTWNHINTKIGAVLTQTGQLDGIENTSPSTRLFFIPYTSAYYQTDKFTSDKTLKAGLDIKYGINDAFTLDAILVPDFGQTKFDNAILNLEPFEQKLNENRPFFTEGTNLFNIGNLFYSRRIGGNSIVSKEEIESKLSTSEEITEYPNTVELINAVKLSGRTEKGLGIGFLNAVTEKTFASIKDNENNSTRKEVINPLTNYNILVFDQRFRQNSSVSFINTNTSRNGNYRDANVTGLIFDLNTKANTYNLSGDFKYATINDIEDYDGFKSSLSFARTSGKFRYIFTGKYTSKKYDTNDLGILYYYNYHSGYVNGSYRILNPNKLFNSFLFEQEVNLDIDNSTNKIQNTSWIQTIVTVTTLNLCYFQFGLNIVPFETFDFYLPQEDGRYIYNPRKISGYLEIETNKNKNFTFDFTPSFVKYDEDNRFTYKFYAGPKYRFNDKFSLAFATEYTNENSNIGRIGTSNSDIIFARRDREIIESELTGKYAINDRMTFNLKARYYWSYSDNKHFFTLNDDGHLSHNETYNMNKNRNLNSWNLDFSYSWWFAPGSQLSILYRNYAQEDTNLVEKNLSKNIKTIFNSNMTNIFSISLRYFIDYNNVKHKL, encoded by the coding sequence TACAACGCGAATTAACAGAAAGAGATGTTTTTGGTATAGCTGATAATTTTGCCGTATTTATCAACGGCTTTAATGATGGCCAACAAGATTATCGCTTTTATGTAAGTGCTGCGGGAACTCAAATGGATTGCCTAGCCACCGAAGATAATGAAGATTTTACTTGGGATGCCATTTGGCAAAGCAGTGTAAAAATCACAGATTTTGGCTGGACTGTTGAAATGAAAATCCCTTATGCAGCTATCCGTTTTCCAAGAAACAAAAAACAAACTTGGGGTATTAATTTTTTGCGCGAAATTAAAAGAACGACACAAAAATTCACCTGGAATCATATCAACACAAAGATTGGAGCTGTTTTAACACAAACAGGACAATTAGATGGAATAGAAAATACAAGCCCATCCACTCGGCTTTTCTTTATCCCCTATACTTCAGCTTATTACCAAACTGACAAATTCACTTCTGACAAAACTCTTAAAGCTGGTTTAGATATCAAATACGGTATTAATGATGCTTTTACATTAGACGCTATTTTAGTTCCTGATTTTGGACAAACCAAATTTGATAATGCCATACTTAACCTAGAGCCTTTTGAACAAAAACTTAACGAAAATAGACCTTTTTTTACCGAAGGAACGAACCTTTTTAACATTGGTAATCTTTTTTATTCCAGAAGGATTGGAGGGAATTCGATTGTAAGTAAAGAAGAAATAGAAAGCAAATTAAGCACATCGGAAGAAATCACAGAATACCCCAACACTGTTGAGTTAATCAATGCTGTAAAATTATCAGGAAGAACTGAAAAAGGTCTTGGTATTGGTTTTTTAAACGCAGTTACCGAAAAAACATTCGCTTCTATAAAAGATAATGAAAATAACTCTACGAGAAAAGAAGTAATTAACCCTTTAACTAATTACAACATATTAGTATTTGACCAACGCTTTAGACAAAATTCATCCGTTTCATTTATAAATACAAACACCAGTAGAAATGGAAATTATAGAGATGCTAATGTTACTGGATTAATTTTTGATTTAAATACTAAAGCTAATACCTATAATCTTTCAGGAGATTTTAAATACGCTACTATCAATGACATTGAAGATTATGACGGATTTAAATCTTCTCTAAGCTTTGCAAGGACTAGCGGAAAATTTCGATACATCTTTACTGGTAAATATACTTCTAAAAAATACGATACAAATGACTTAGGTATTTTATACTATTACAATTACCATAGTGGTTATGTAAACGGAAGTTATAGAATTTTGAACCCAAATAAACTATTCAATAGTTTTCTTTTTGAACAGGAAGTAAACTTAGATATAGACAACAGTACAAATAAAATACAAAATACAAGCTGGATTCAAACTATTGTCACAGTTACGACACTAAACCTATGTTATTTTCAATTTGGTTTAAACATAGTTCCTTTTGAAACATTTGATTTTTATCTTCCTCAAGAAGATGGAAGATATATATACAATCCTCGAAAAATCAGTGGTTATTTAGAAATCGAAACCAATAAAAATAAAAATTTCACTTTCGATTTCACTCCATCATTTGTTAAATATGATGAAGACAATCGATTTACTTATAAATTCTACGCTGGACCAAAATACCGATTTAACGATAAATTTTCATTAGCATTTGCTACCGAATATACAAACGAGAACAGTAATATTGGAAGAATAGGAACAAGTAATTCAGACATTATTTTTGCGCGACGAGACAGAGAAATTATTGAATCAGAATTGACCGGAAAATACGCGATTAATGACCGAATGACTTTTAATCTTAAAGCCCGATATTATTGGTCCTATTCAGATAACAAACATTTCTTTACTCTTAATGATGACGGACATCTTTCTCACAATGAAACCTATAATATGAATAAAAATAGAAATTTAAACTCTTGGAATTTAGACTTTTCCTATTCATGGTGGTTTGCACCAGGTAGTCAATTATCGATTTTGTATCGAAATTATGCACAAGAAGACACTAATTTAGTCGAAAAAAATCTATCTAAGAACATCAAAACTATCTTCAATTCTAATATGACGAATATTTTCTCGATTAGTCTTCGCTACTTTATTGATTACAACAATGTAAAACACAAATTATAA